The following are from one region of the Prevotella communis genome:
- a CDS encoding nucleoside deaminase, giving the protein MEQQEKDEQYMRKALAEAELALHEGEIPIGAVVVCKDRIIARAHNLTETLTDVTAHAEMQAITMAANELGGKYLTDCTLYVTVEPCPMCAGAIGWAQVPRIIYGAADPKRGFREYAPRVMHPKAECKGGILEEECRQLMQDFFKSRR; this is encoded by the coding sequence ATGGAGCAACAAGAAAAAGACGAGCAGTATATGCGCAAAGCGCTGGCAGAGGCCGAGCTGGCACTGCATGAGGGAGAGATTCCCATTGGGGCTGTGGTGGTGTGCAAGGACAGAATTATTGCGCGCGCACATAATCTGACAGAGACGCTGACCGACGTGACAGCCCATGCCGAGATGCAAGCCATCACGATGGCAGCCAACGAGTTGGGCGGGAAATACCTGACCGACTGCACCCTCTATGTCACCGTAGAGCCCTGCCCCATGTGTGCAGGCGCCATCGGGTGGGCACAGGTGCCACGTATCATCTATGGCGCTGCCGACCCCAAGCGCGGTTTTCGGGAGTATGCCCCGCGCGTGATGCATCCAAAGGCAGAATGCAAAGGCGGCATCCTTGAGGAAGAATGCCGCCAACTGATGCAAGATTTCTTTAAAAGCAGACGCTGA
- the rsmI gene encoding 16S rRNA (cytidine(1402)-2'-O)-methyltransferase, translating into MGILYIVPTPVGNMEDMTLRAIRILKEADLVLAEDTRTSGILLKHFEIKNQLMSHHKFNEHGTSAGIVQRLLAGQTVALISDAGTPGISDPGFFLVREAVRAGVEVQTLPGATAFVPALVSSGLPCDRFCFEGFLPQKKGRKTKLESLIDEDRTMIFYESPYRLVKTLEQFAEVYGADRQVSVCREISKVHEESVRGSLEEVIAHFKETEPRGEIVIVLAGKTKD; encoded by the coding sequence ATGGGAATATTATATATTGTACCCACGCCTGTGGGCAACATGGAGGATATGACGCTACGCGCCATCCGTATTCTGAAAGAGGCAGATCTGGTGCTGGCTGAGGATACCCGTACGTCGGGCATCCTGCTGAAGCATTTTGAGATAAAGAACCAGCTGATGTCGCACCATAAGTTCAACGAGCATGGTACGAGCGCAGGTATCGTTCAGCGATTGCTGGCAGGTCAGACTGTCGCCTTAATCAGCGATGCCGGCACACCTGGTATCAGCGATCCAGGCTTCTTCCTCGTTCGCGAGGCCGTACGTGCTGGCGTTGAGGTGCAGACTTTGCCTGGTGCCACGGCATTTGTGCCTGCTTTGGTAAGCAGCGGACTGCCTTGTGACCGTTTCTGTTTTGAGGGCTTCCTGCCCCAGAAAAAGGGACGTAAGACGAAACTGGAATCCCTGATAGACGAGGATCGTACGATGATTTTCTATGAGTCGCCTTACCGGTTGGTGAAGACGCTGGAGCAGTTTGCTGAGGTGTATGGCGCTGATCGTCAGGTGAGTGTATGCCGCGAGATATCGAAGGTGCACGAGGAAAGCGTCAGAGGTTCCTTGGAGGAAGTGATTGCCCATTTCAAAGAGACAGAGCCACGTGGCGAGATAGTCATCGTGCTTGCTGGTAAAACGAAAGATTAA
- the pyrH gene encoding UMP kinase, giving the protein MARFKRILLKLSGESLMGKQGFGIDPERLSDYAQQIKEVAEMGVQIGIVIGGGNIFRGLSGSQKGFDRVKGDQMGMCATVINSLALSSALGAIGVKNKVLTAIRMEPIGEFYTKWKAIEAMEQGQVCIFSAGTGSPYFTTDTGSSLRGIEIEADVMLKGTRVDGIYTADPEKDPTATKFNDITYKEVLARGLKVMDLTAICMCQDNNLPIYVFNMDIVGNLKKVMDGEEIGTLVHN; this is encoded by the coding sequence ATGGCAAGATTTAAAAGAATTCTTCTTAAACTATCGGGCGAGAGCCTGATGGGAAAGCAGGGCTTCGGTATCGACCCTGAGCGTCTGAGTGACTATGCTCAGCAGATTAAGGAAGTGGCCGAGATGGGGGTGCAGATTGGCATCGTCATAGGCGGCGGCAATATCTTCCGCGGATTGAGTGGCTCGCAGAAAGGCTTCGACCGTGTGAAGGGTGACCAGATGGGTATGTGTGCAACGGTAATCAATTCCTTGGCACTGTCGTCAGCCCTGGGTGCTATCGGTGTTAAGAATAAGGTGCTGACGGCTATCCGCATGGAGCCTATCGGTGAGTTCTACACCAAGTGGAAGGCTATCGAGGCGATGGAGCAGGGACAGGTATGCATCTTCTCTGCAGGTACGGGTTCGCCTTATTTTACTACCGATACCGGTTCGTCGCTGCGCGGCATTGAGATTGAGGCCGACGTGATGCTGAAGGGTACACGTGTGGATGGTATCTATACGGCTGACCCTGAGAAGGATCCTACCGCAACAAAGTTCAATGATATCACGTATAAGGAGGTGTTGGCACGTGGTCTGAAGGTGATGGACCTCACAGCTATCTGTATGTGTCAGGACAATAACCTGCCTATCTATGTCTTTAATATGGATATCGTGGGTAACCTGAAGAAAGTGATGGATGGAGAGGAGATTGGCACTCTGGTGCACAACTAA
- the trxA gene encoding thioredoxin — protein sequence MEVQVTNENFESLKNGNLPLVLDFWATWCGPCRMVSPILSELAEKYDGKIVVGKCDVEENEDLAAEFGIRNIPTILFFKGGVQVDKVVGAQSKDKFIEKIEAML from the coding sequence ATGGAAGTACAAGTAACAAATGAGAACTTTGAGTCTCTGAAGAATGGTAATCTGCCCCTGGTATTGGATTTCTGGGCTACATGGTGTGGTCCCTGCCGTATGGTGTCTCCAATCCTTTCTGAACTGGCAGAAAAATACGATGGAAAGATCGTTGTTGGTAAGTGCGACGTAGAGGAGAATGAGGATCTGGCTGCAGAGTTCGGTATCCGCAATATCCCTACTATCTTGTTCTTTAAAGGTGGTGTTCAGGTAGATAAGGTCGTGGGCGCCCAGTCTAAGGATAAGTTCATTGAGAAAATTGAAGCAATGCTCTGA
- a CDS encoding CDP-alcohol phosphatidyltransferase family protein, giving the protein MKKHIPNMITCCNLISGCIATYWAFQTEFELALLFIVIGAVFDFFDGMTARLLHVSSPIGKELDSLADDITFGFAPSAIIFSFLQNMCANAGETSIINDLLPYAAFVMAAFSALRLAKFNLDERQTMGFIGLPTPANALFWGSLIVGAGDFLASSPYSVYGVIAAVFIFSYLLIAEIPMFALKFKIWGWKGNEVKYIFLLTSIILLAFLGVSGLAAVIAWYILLSILTQRK; this is encoded by the coding sequence ATGAAGAAGCATATTCCCAATATGATTACATGCTGCAACCTGATTTCGGGTTGTATAGCCACCTATTGGGCTTTTCAGACCGAATTTGAATTAGCGCTGCTGTTTATTGTCATTGGAGCCGTGTTCGATTTCTTTGACGGTATGACGGCCCGTCTGCTTCACGTCAGTTCGCCCATAGGTAAAGAGCTTGACTCCCTGGCCGATGATATCACCTTTGGTTTTGCACCATCGGCCATCATCTTCAGTTTTCTTCAGAACATGTGCGCCAACGCGGGCGAGACAAGCATCATTAACGACCTGTTGCCTTATGCCGCATTCGTCATGGCAGCCTTTTCTGCACTTCGTCTGGCTAAGTTCAACCTTGACGAGCGCCAGACTATGGGATTCATCGGATTACCAACACCTGCCAATGCTCTGTTCTGGGGTTCACTTATCGTAGGCGCTGGCGATTTCCTTGCTTCATCACCCTACTCTGTTTACGGTGTTATTGCAGCGGTATTCATCTTCAGTTATCTGCTGATAGCCGAGATTCCCATGTTTGCCTTGAAATTCAAGATCTGGGGATGGAAGGGCAACGAGGTGAAGTATATCTTCCTGCTGACCAGCATCATCCTGCTTGCATTCTTGGGAGTAAGCGGACTGGCTGCTGTGATTGCATGGTACATTCTGCTTTCGATTCTCACACAACGCAAATAA
- a CDS encoding thymidine kinase produces MITYPATGEAHRPGRIEVVCGSMFSGKTEELIRRMRRAQFAKQRVEIFKPAIDVRYSQEDVVSHDQKHIQSTPVDSSASILLLAEDIEVVGIDEAQFFDEGIVEVCNQLANRGVRVIIAGLDMDFKGVPFGPMPALCAIADDVTKVHAICVKCGSLAYVSHRKVLSDKRVLLGETQEYEPLCRECYQKAIQEDNLKK; encoded by the coding sequence ATGATTACATATCCAGCAACAGGCGAAGCACACCGCCCTGGCAGAATAGAAGTAGTGTGCGGCTCGATGTTCTCGGGCAAGACAGAAGAATTGATACGCCGCATGCGACGTGCCCAGTTTGCCAAGCAGCGCGTGGAGATTTTCAAGCCCGCTATTGACGTAAGGTATTCTCAGGAAGACGTGGTAAGCCACGACCAGAAACATATTCAGTCCACCCCAGTTGACTCGTCAGCCAGCATCCTGCTGTTAGCCGAGGATATCGAGGTAGTAGGTATTGACGAGGCACAGTTCTTCGATGAAGGCATCGTTGAGGTCTGCAATCAGCTGGCCAACCGTGGCGTACGCGTCATCATCGCAGGACTGGACATGGACTTCAAAGGCGTTCCCTTTGGTCCCATGCCCGCATTATGCGCCATTGCCGACGACGTGACCAAGGTGCATGCCATCTGCGTGAAATGTGGCTCACTGGCCTACGTCAGCCATCGTAAGGTACTCTCCGACAAGCGTGTACTGCTGGGTGAGACTCAGGAATACGAGCCCCTCTGTCGCGAGTGCTACCAGAAAGCGATACAGGAAGACAACCTAAAGAAATAG
- a CDS encoding DUF4834 family protein: MEFFLIIFVVFILIVAAVLLVALYYLRKGYRFIKRMTNGEMTEEEFERLSKKNYRRRDNEGFDFDADYFKTTDKKQKQKKQNQQQSSSRTFRTAEGITITDQRTSNRDKKIFAQDEGEYVDFKEER, from the coding sequence ATGGAGTTTTTTCTCATCATATTCGTCGTTTTCATCCTCATTGTTGCAGCCGTCTTGCTTGTAGCACTCTACTACCTGCGCAAAGGCTACCGCTTTATCAAGCGTATGACCAACGGTGAGATGACCGAGGAAGAGTTTGAACGTCTGTCAAAGAAAAACTACAGGAGAAGAGACAACGAAGGATTTGATTTTGATGCCGACTACTTCAAGACAACTGACAAGAAGCAGAAACAAAAGAAGCAGAACCAGCAGCAGTCCTCCAGCCGTACCTTCCGTACTGCCGAAGGCATCACCATTACCGATCAGCGCACGTCAAACAGGGACAAAAAAATATTCGCCCAGGACGAGGGCGAATATGTTGACTTTAAAGAGGAGAGATAA
- a CDS encoding phosphatidylserine decarboxylase family protein, with translation MGERIKKLKKIRIHREGTEELLYSMFILVAIAVVLWRTSDTLTIIPFILFVAIFGMAWLLMLNFYRCPIRYFNDDTTKTVVAPADGKIVVIEEVDEDEYFHDKRLMMSIFMSPLNVHANWFPVDGQVKFVKHFDGNYHKAWLPKASEENEHADIMIETPDGQEVLVRQIAGAMARRIVTYAKSNEDCYIDEHLGFIKLGSRVDVYLPLGSTPCVKMKQPTTGDQTVIAKLP, from the coding sequence ATGGGAGAAAGAATCAAAAAATTAAAAAAAATACGTATCCATCGCGAAGGAACAGAGGAACTGCTTTATAGCATGTTTATCCTTGTTGCTATCGCTGTAGTGTTGTGGCGTACATCCGATACGCTGACTATCATTCCCTTTATCCTCTTTGTAGCCATTTTTGGCATGGCATGGCTGTTGATGCTCAACTTCTATCGCTGCCCTATCCGCTATTTCAATGATGACACGACAAAAACTGTTGTAGCACCTGCCGATGGTAAGATTGTAGTGATTGAAGAGGTGGACGAGGACGAGTATTTCCACGACAAGCGACTGATGATGAGTATTTTCATGAGTCCGCTGAACGTGCATGCCAACTGGTTCCCCGTTGACGGACAGGTCAAGTTTGTCAAGCACTTTGACGGCAACTACCACAAGGCTTGGCTGCCCAAGGCCAGCGAGGAGAACGAGCATGCCGACATCATGATAGAAACACCTGACGGCCAGGAGGTTCTGGTACGCCAGATTGCCGGCGCCATGGCACGACGTATCGTGACCTACGCCAAGAGCAATGAAGACTGCTACATTGACGAGCACCTGGGATTCATCAAGTTGGGCTCACGCGTGGACGTTTACCTGCCACTTGGTTCTACACCATGTGTCAAGATGAAGCAGCCCACTACTGGTGACCAGACGGTGATTGCAAAACTGCCTTAA
- a CDS encoding biotin--[acetyl-CoA-carboxylase] ligase, which produces MEWKIIHIDETDSTNRWIKENGSGDMVVVADYQTAGRGCGTNKWESERGKNLLFSILIHPVEVPVMKQFHISMAISMAIFDALEQYIGDVSIKWPNDIYWRNGKLGGILIENRLQGGCIKDCIIGIGLNVNQEQFFSDAPNPVSLKQIHAEDTDREQLLRDILARFEQYMTQDVKARYLAHLYRRKGFHPYTDKQGAFMAELVDVEADGHLLLRDDNGTQRRYAFKEVTFII; this is translated from the coding sequence GTGGAATGGAAAATTATTCATATTGATGAGACAGACTCCACTAATCGTTGGATAAAAGAAAACGGTTCTGGCGATATGGTGGTCGTTGCCGATTACCAGACGGCTGGTCGTGGCTGTGGCACCAATAAATGGGAAAGCGAACGGGGTAAGAATTTGCTTTTTTCTATTCTGATACATCCTGTTGAGGTGCCTGTGATGAAACAGTTCCATATCTCAATGGCTATCTCAATGGCTATCTTTGATGCGCTGGAACAATATATTGGTGATGTGAGTATCAAATGGCCCAATGATATCTATTGGCGTAATGGGAAACTGGGTGGCATCCTGATTGAGAACAGGTTGCAGGGCGGCTGCATCAAGGACTGCATCATCGGTATTGGGCTGAACGTTAATCAAGAGCAGTTTTTCAGTGACGCGCCGAATCCTGTATCCTTGAAACAGATACATGCCGAAGATACAGATCGCGAACAGTTGCTGAGGGATATCCTTGCCCGTTTTGAACAGTATATGACGCAGGATGTGAAAGCCCGATATCTGGCGCATCTCTATCGTCGCAAAGGCTTCCATCCATACACAGATAAGCAAGGAGCATTTATGGCAGAGTTGGTCGATGTTGAGGCCGACGGACATTTGCTGTTGCGTGATGATAACGGTACGCAACGGCGATATGCATTTAAGGAAGTAACATTTATAATATAA
- the dnaE gene encoding DNA polymerase III subunit alpha, which produces MEDFIHLHVHTYYSILDGQSKIKNLVDKAVRDGMRGMAITDHGDMFGIKEFHDYCIGVNKSRKKEGLDPFIPIFGCEMYVSRHGSKSLRRGKEDQSGYHLIVLAKNYKGYKNLIKLVSNSWVDGYYMRPRTDREDLEKYHEGLIVCSACIAGEVPAKILKGDMAGAREAVEWYHRVFGEDYYLELQRHEVKDPTVRANRETFPLQQQANKVLIELAREYGIKLICSNDVHFVEQENAEAHDHLLCLSTGKDLDDPTRMLYSKQEWFKTKAEMNEIFSDVPEALSNTLEILEKCEIYSIDHDPIMPFFPIPESFGTEEQWRQRISEEQLYEEFTRDENGDNPMSREEGEKKIKKLGGYDKLYRIKFEADFLAELAYKGGKERYLPNEELVLEKVEVDTGNPQSSYTILHSSLPKEVDDRIRFELHIMKTMGFPGYFLIVQDFINSARDELDVWVGPGRGSAAGSVVAYCLGITKIDPLKYDLLFERFLNPDRISLPDIDTDFDDDGRGKVLKWVMDKYGHENCAHIITYASMATKNSIKDVARVEKVPLAISNALCKAIPDRLPDGMKMNLPNAIKCTPELRDAEASTDPALANTIKYAKMLEGTVRGTGIHACGFIICRDPISDWVPVSTADDPDFKDMKTNCTQYDGHVIESTGLIKMDFLGLKTLSEMKECCAVIKQTRGIDVDLDHIPIDDPKTFELYQQGRTIGTFQFESNGMQKYLRELHPTVFEDLIAMNALYRPGPMDYIPSFIARKNGNEEIKYDIPCMEKYLKDTYGITVYQEQVMLLSRQLADFTRGESDALRKAMGKKKKDIVDAMKPKFIEGGKKNGHDPKVLDKIWADWEKFASYAFNKSHAACYSWVAYQTAYLKANYPAEFMAAIMSRRRDQITEITKLMDECKSMGIATLGPDVNESYQKFGVNHKGEIRFGLAAIKGLGDGAALAIINEREKNGPYKDIYDFAQRIPFSSVNRKAFESLALSGGFDSFGIRREAFFAENNKGEMFIDTLVRYGQTYQIEKQQAVNSLFGGFDDVEIATPPVPKTDVRWSDIERLNKERDLVGIYLSAHPLDEYRIILENLCNTKCSELADVSSLKDRQDVIFGGIVTAVRSKFTKRGEPCGFVTIEDFDGSGELALFGQDWGTLNGMFTEGATVYVTGKMKPRFQYSDALELKISNVEYLQSVKDKAIDRLTIFVVTDHEEMNEQVVEELNNLVAECPGNTRLYFQLRDSTGKHRVLLRSQNRTVDVRQQIIDFIDENPALDYKIN; this is translated from the coding sequence ATGGAAGATTTTATACATTTACACGTACATACTTATTATTCTATACTTGACGGACAGTCGAAGATAAAGAATCTGGTTGACAAGGCTGTCCGTGATGGCATGCGAGGCATGGCTATCACCGATCATGGCGATATGTTTGGCATCAAGGAGTTTCACGACTATTGTATCGGTGTGAACAAAAGTCGCAAGAAAGAAGGTTTGGACCCCTTTATTCCTATCTTTGGTTGCGAAATGTATGTATCGCGTCATGGCTCGAAGTCCTTACGTCGAGGTAAGGAGGATCAGAGCGGTTATCACCTTATTGTGTTAGCCAAGAATTATAAGGGCTATAAGAACCTGATTAAGTTGGTGTCGAACTCGTGGGTAGATGGTTACTATATGCGTCCTCGTACCGACCGTGAGGATCTGGAGAAGTATCACGAGGGCTTGATTGTCTGTTCGGCATGTATTGCTGGCGAGGTGCCTGCAAAAATCCTGAAAGGCGATATGGCTGGTGCCCGCGAGGCGGTGGAGTGGTATCACCGCGTGTTTGGCGAGGACTATTATCTGGAACTTCAACGCCACGAGGTGAAAGATCCTACGGTGCGTGCCAATCGTGAGACTTTCCCCCTGCAGCAGCAAGCTAATAAGGTGCTCATTGAACTGGCTCGAGAGTATGGCATTAAGCTGATATGCTCTAATGATGTGCACTTCGTGGAGCAGGAGAATGCTGAGGCCCATGACCACTTGCTGTGTCTTTCTACAGGTAAGGACCTTGATGATCCCACACGTATGCTCTACTCCAAACAGGAGTGGTTCAAGACCAAGGCCGAGATGAACGAGATCTTCAGCGATGTGCCAGAGGCGTTGAGCAATACGTTGGAGATATTGGAAAAGTGCGAGATCTATTCTATAGACCACGACCCCATCATGCCATTCTTCCCCATTCCGGAAAGTTTCGGCACCGAGGAGCAGTGGCGTCAGCGTATCAGCGAGGAGCAACTCTATGAGGAGTTTACACGCGACGAGAATGGAGATAATCCCATGTCGCGCGAAGAGGGTGAAAAGAAAATCAAGAAGTTGGGCGGCTACGACAAGCTCTACCGTATCAAGTTTGAAGCCGACTTCCTGGCAGAACTGGCATATAAGGGAGGTAAGGAACGCTATCTGCCCAACGAGGAGCTGGTGCTTGAGAAGGTAGAGGTTGATACTGGCAATCCCCAATCCTCATACACCATTCTGCACTCGTCATTACCCAAGGAGGTTGACGACCGTATCCGATTTGAACTGCATATCATGAAGACCATGGGTTTCCCAGGTTACTTCCTTATTGTGCAGGACTTCATCAACTCGGCACGCGATGAACTGGATGTGTGGGTAGGACCAGGACGTGGCTCGGCTGCCGGTTCTGTGGTGGCTTATTGCTTGGGTATCACGAAGATTGACCCCTTGAAATACGATTTGCTGTTTGAGCGTTTCCTGAACCCCGACCGTATCTCGCTTCCTGATATTGACACCGACTTCGATGATGATGGACGCGGAAAGGTGCTGAAATGGGTGATGGATAAGTATGGCCACGAGAACTGTGCCCATATTATCACATATGCCTCTATGGCCACAAAGAACTCCATTAAGGATGTGGCACGTGTTGAGAAGGTACCCCTGGCTATTTCAAATGCCTTGTGTAAGGCCATCCCCGACCGACTGCCTGATGGTATGAAGATGAATCTGCCCAACGCTATCAAATGCACACCCGAACTTCGTGATGCTGAGGCCAGCACAGATCCTGCACTGGCAAATACGATTAAGTATGCGAAGATGTTGGAGGGCACGGTGCGTGGTACGGGTATTCATGCCTGTGGCTTCATTATCTGTCGTGACCCGATTTCCGACTGGGTGCCCGTCTCTACTGCCGACGACCCGGACTTCAAGGATATGAAGACCAACTGTACGCAGTATGATGGTCACGTGATTGAATCAACGGGGTTGATCAAGATGGACTTCTTGGGACTGAAGACGCTTTCCGAGATGAAGGAATGCTGCGCTGTTATCAAGCAGACGCGTGGCATCGATGTTGACCTCGACCATATTCCTATCGACGACCCCAAAACGTTCGAACTCTACCAGCAGGGACGCACCATTGGTACGTTCCAGTTTGAGTCGAATGGTATGCAGAAATATTTGCGCGAGTTGCATCCTACGGTCTTCGAAGACCTTATCGCTATGAATGCCCTCTATCGCCCGGGCCCAATGGACTATATCCCTTCGTTTATCGCTCGTAAAAACGGTAACGAGGAAATCAAATACGATATTCCCTGCATGGAGAAATACCTGAAAGATACCTATGGTATCACGGTGTATCAAGAGCAGGTGATGTTGCTCTCTCGACAACTGGCCGACTTCACCCGAGGCGAGAGTGATGCTCTTCGTAAGGCCATGGGTAAGAAGAAAAAGGATATCGTAGATGCGATGAAGCCTAAATTCATCGAAGGCGGAAAGAAAAATGGTCACGATCCGAAGGTGCTCGATAAAATCTGGGCCGACTGGGAGAAGTTTGCTTCTTATGCGTTCAATAAGTCGCATGCCGCCTGCTACTCATGGGTGGCTTATCAGACGGCCTATTTGAAGGCTAACTATCCTGCCGAATTTATGGCTGCCATCATGAGTCGTCGTCGTGACCAGATTACTGAAATCACCAAACTGATGGATGAGTGTAAGTCGATGGGCATCGCGACACTGGGTCCTGATGTGAACGAGTCGTATCAGAAATTCGGTGTGAACCATAAGGGTGAGATCCGTTTCGGTTTGGCTGCTATCAAGGGTCTGGGTGATGGCGCTGCTCTTGCTATTATTAATGAGCGCGAGAAGAACGGTCCTTATAAGGATATCTACGACTTCGCACAGCGTATACCGTTCTCCAGCGTGAACCGCAAGGCATTTGAATCACTGGCGCTGAGTGGCGGATTTGACAGCTTTGGTATTCGCCGTGAGGCTTTCTTTGCTGAGAATAATAAGGGAGAGATGTTTATTGATACGTTGGTGCGCTATGGCCAGACCTATCAGATTGAAAAGCAGCAGGCCGTCAATTCTCTCTTCGGAGGTTTCGATGATGTGGAGATTGCTACACCGCCTGTACCAAAGACGGATGTGCGCTGGAGTGATATAGAACGCCTGAATAAGGAACGTGACCTTGTAGGTATCTACTTGTCGGCACACCCGCTGGATGAGTATCGTATCATACTTGAGAACCTGTGTAATACTAAGTGTAGTGAATTGGCTGACGTCAGTTCGCTCAAGGACCGGCAGGATGTTATCTTTGGCGGTATCGTTACTGCAGTCCGTTCAAAGTTCACAAAACGAGGTGAGCCTTGTGGCTTTGTCACGATAGAAGATTTTGACGGCTCGGGTGAGTTGGCACTTTTCGGACAAGACTGGGGTACCTTGAATGGTATGTTTACCGAGGGTGCCACTGTCTATGTGACAGGTAAGATGAAACCGCGTTTCCAATACTCGGATGCTTTGGAGCTCAAGATTTCCAATGTGGAGTATCTGCAGAGCGTGAAGGACAAGGCTATCGATCGTCTTACAATCTTCGTGGTTACAGACCATGAGGAGATGAATGAGCAAGTGGTAGAGGAACTCAACAATCTTGTTGCTGAGTGTCCGGGTAATACCCGGCTCTATTTCCAGTTGCGCGACTCTACTGGCAAGCATCGCGTGCTGCTCCGTTCGCAGAACAGGACCGTTGATGTGAGACAGCAGATTATTGATTTCATTGATGAAAATCCGGCATTGGATTATAAGATTAATTAA
- the fucP gene encoding L-fucose:H+ symporter permease: protein MEVKILTKNGINFLIPFILITSCFALWGFANDMTGPIVKAFSKIFRMSVTEGALVQVAFYLGYFAMAFPAAMFIQRYSFKAGVLVGLSLFAIGSFMFFPAKMTGMYYPFLLAYFILTCGLSFLETSCNPYIYCMGSEDTATQRLNLAQAFNPIGALMGMYIAMEFVQSKMSPMTTEQRAILPDTQFNILKDNDLSVLIGPYLGLGAACIFLLVLIRLTKMPKATDTRVNKSIVRAFKELLHIANYREGIIAQFFYVGAQVSCWTFIIQYGTRVFMEEGMDEKSAEILSQKYNIIAMVFFTVSRFICTWFLKYIPAGRLLSILAISAIGLTIGAILFPDRNGIYCLVGISACMSLMFPTIYGIALRHVGDNVKFAGAGLIMAILGGSVFPPLQALIIDSGITIMDISATNLSFTIPLISFIVIAIYGHRAYIRHYILSPDAEDHV from the coding sequence ATGGAAGTAAAGATACTCACGAAAAACGGCATCAACTTTCTGATACCATTCATACTGATTACCAGTTGTTTCGCCTTATGGGGCTTTGCTAATGACATGACAGGCCCTATTGTGAAGGCCTTCTCCAAGATTTTCCGCATGAGCGTAACGGAAGGTGCACTGGTACAGGTAGCCTTCTACTTAGGTTATTTCGCCATGGCCTTTCCCGCTGCCATGTTTATTCAGCGCTACTCCTTTAAAGCCGGTGTACTGGTAGGTTTGTCGCTCTTTGCCATAGGCTCATTCATGTTTTTTCCTGCCAAAATGACAGGTATGTACTACCCGTTCCTGTTGGCCTATTTCATCCTGACATGCGGTCTTTCATTCCTGGAAACGTCGTGCAACCCCTATATCTACTGCATGGGTAGCGAGGATACTGCCACCCAACGACTGAACCTGGCACAGGCATTCAACCCCATAGGGGCACTGATGGGTATGTATATCGCCATGGAGTTCGTACAAAGCAAGATGAGTCCGATGACCACAGAACAGCGTGCCATTTTGCCAGACACACAGTTTAACATCCTGAAAGACAACGACCTAAGCGTACTTATTGGCCCATACCTCGGACTGGGAGCAGCCTGCATCTTCCTGTTGGTACTTATCCGACTGACAAAGATGCCAAAAGCCACCGACACCCGCGTAAACAAAAGCATCGTAAGAGCCTTCAAAGAACTGCTTCACATAGCCAACTATCGCGAAGGTATCATCGCCCAGTTCTTCTACGTAGGAGCCCAGGTATCATGCTGGACCTTTATCATACAATACGGCACACGCGTATTCATGGAAGAAGGCATGGACGAGAAAAGTGCAGAAATCCTGTCACAGAAATACAACATCATTGCCATGGTGTTCTTCACCGTCAGCCGATTCATATGCACCTGGTTCCTGAAATACATACCAGCAGGCAGACTATTATCCATATTAGCCATATCGGCCATCGGACTTACAATAGGTGCCATCCTATTCCCCGACCGCAACGGCATCTACTGTCTGGTTGGCATCTCCGCCTGCATGTCACTGATGTTTCCAACCATCTACGGCATTGCGCTACGCCACGTTGGCGACAACGTCAAGTTTGCCGGTGCCGGACTTATCATGGCCATCCTGGGCGGATCAGTCTTTCCACCACTCCAGGCCCTCATCATTGACTCTGGCATCACCATCATGGACATTTCCGCTACAAACCTTTCGTTTACTATCCCCTTAATCAGTTTCATTGTGATAGCCATCTATGGACACAGGGCATATATCCGCCATTACATCCTGAGTCCTGACGCAGAAGACCATGTTTAA